tagattactagggactagtaataagctggttggggggtgtgattagtacttaaaagtgcatgtttatcaaggttttatatcatcattttgcacttgaagtatcaataactccttaactaaagcatgttttataataacaagtttgatactataagataccttaatttatggtaaatgctcattttaaaagcaagcctatcacataaataaaaggattgattgatgagtttaagtattgaaagtgaaaggacaaagagatggccaaacttagaaaagagatgccggtgctgtccaaaccggaacattgctcggtaattggattatatctggagctctagatctcgaatttaggtccattttatatggatggaaaggtaagacaaaggcctacaactttcatgggagcccaagatttaaaaaggccattttgaagtccaaactgaaggaacaacgaagaagtccgaagctgtcctgcagcccatacactatttagtgttcagcccatatcttgagttctagaagtccaaatgacctcatttttttttgttggaaagctgagacaatttcctagaacattcctgaggattctgggcaaattatgatgttagcaatgacgtcttgttcatacaagaagataaggattgtcaccaagtcaagatgtggtcacccactcatcaattaattaacaaatcaatagttccaaattttggcctataaaaggaggcacttaccatgtattgaggcatcttggtttccagatcaagatcatgctcttgctttctctctttgtattgcttatgttttgctttcattaatatcaagtttatgcacttcatttctgTTCCTTTACTtacttaacttctttctcatttatgttcttatcttgttcatttatgtttctttctttcattatgtttagctaagttaattatgtcaaggtgaaaagggtacactaatggtgtaagaataagtataatataaacttaacatggaccttaacgttggatactaacatgttttatatttgttatcttgttcacttttaatactttgcttgttaaatggttaatctagatttatgttgtataacacttggtacaacaaatacttggtactttcatagcccatactatatggtataaccgacacctgagctatgaaaagaacttgatttgttgttaacataagttataatcatgaatgcctgccaacatttacaagtattagctttattcgaataaaataactaatgtaatcatgttaacaatttataatctgattggaacctcctttatgtgtggtttccaattgagtaataagagtttatactatacttgtttgaagtaccattagtggatcctctaaccttgacatttatttttatcgttgtttaatcattacattaatctttcaactcaaagttctcattaatttcttccttctcttctttattattgttgttgttgttattattattattattattatctgttcaaaaactcagtatataggctggaaacctgtgacccgatcttatagatcattctcaggtataacaacgccacgtactgagtattattattattattattactattactagtactactattgttattattatcgttattattgttattgttgttgttgttattgttgcgttgttatttataatctatacaattaacctctctgtggttcgaccccggtcttgccgggttatttattacttcgacactcctgcacttgggagaagacatcaagcttttggtcgtgtcacatcCTCAattttcaatggaaaaaaaaaaacacgtgtttTGGATTATGTATAGACGAATTTAACCCATTCGATtcatttgctgctccttattttttttggctGATGATACTCATGATTTATAGCTTTCCATCGGGGATatgtgttgtaacccaattttggcccattgactttttaatttaattttacagaatgtaaaatgtaaaattaaaaaatcagagatttatttaaatgaaaagtgtgatttgtcCACTTACATGAAAATTAGGGACTACAATGTGCTTTTGTCATTCTatctttatcttcaagataacCCTTGTCTTCAAAATAATGATAGTTATCcgttttcaaatttgattcttaatcaaattcaaacttcaaaaatGATAATGAGTTTGATTGAAACTTTGTTTCTCACACGCGAAGGAACTTTGacactataaatatatatctcAGTGTATGCAAAAAAAAGGGGAGAtgatatagagaaaaaaaacaaaggagaaaaaTAGAGGAGACAACAGAAGtgagaaaacagaggagagagctcaaaaaaaaaaaaaaaaccaagaataaAGGGAGGAGAGAATgaaaagaggaggagaaggagagcATTCTCCAGTCGGTACCTGCACTGTTACCTTCACCTTCGGCTTCACTAGGTAAAGtctttttctgtttgtttttgtgtaatTGTTATAAGAAAACAGTGTGaagataatttaattacctttgcACTATGCAATGCACACGTGGGTTGAGCCACACGTGCTTGCTGCCTAGCTAAGTCACTAGCTTAGGGCCAATGAGGATCCCTCATGCTGTTGAGCTGACCTTGAAGGAGTCTCACAAGGATAAAATGGTAGGAGATGAGGGTTTAGAAAAATGGATTACCCTAGAAAATAGGGtaagggcagttgagggaaACCATTTGTATGACCTAGTGAAAGCTGTCAAAATGAGTTTGGTACCTAATATAGTCATTTCTAAGAAGTTTAGGGTgccagaatttgtcaaatatacaGGAACTTAATACCCTGTAACTCATCTCAAGGCATACTGTAACAATATGACTAAGATAATTTACAATGAGAAACTGTTGATTCACTTCTTTCAAGACAGTTTGAGTGATGTTGTTCTTACTTGGTATAtatggttggacaataccaagataaaaaaaaaaaaatgaaaggactTAGTTAATGCCTTCAttaggcaatataagttcaatatggATGTGGGCCCTGATAGGTCAAGCTTGCAAGTTATGAAAAAGGATAATAAGGAATCCATAAAAGAATACACTTAAAAGGTGGTGTGAGATTGCAGCACTGGTTAAtccttttttgttggaaaaataaGATGATCAATTTGTTTGTCAACACTTTTAAGGCCCTGTACTTTTAATACCTAGTTGGAAGCTTTATACAACATTTTTCTAACTTGGTTgctatagctgagaggattgaacaagctatcCATTTAGGAAGGATTGTTGACTCAACTGAGGAGAAACATTTCACtagataaaagaaagaaactgagGTTCACAATGTCAAATGTGGTtataaaaacaagagaaagaggTTAAAACAAAGACATATAGAGATCATTGGTCCTGAAGACGAAGCTACAATGTCATTAGGCCAAGACTGGTCTATGTGTGACCTCAATTGACTATTAGAAAGGTGCTCCTGTTGAGGAATTCATAGGATAGGGATGATTGGAAGATTCCTGGAAttccaatcgatgattactaaGTGTTTAGCCTTTTTATATGTCACCTTGCTAGTATAAGGTCTTTGTTGCTTTTTTAGgatcaatgaaataatgagtttgtcctTCAATTGTATATCTTCCTTTGATTTACAACCAAAATATCCTGAAAGGGATTCCCTCTAAGAACTCATAAATACACTTTTGAAGTCTTGCGTAATCTCATAGACTTAATTAATCTCTTTTACCAAAATGAGTTTCCccattggagttttgaaaaattgaactttcattttgatttcaaaaatgatttaatggttatttaaagcgatatttttgacattctacttgtagaatgacataTGAatcaagcaattttttttttattgaggtgactaaactcTAAACCAAAGtgcaaaaatagaaaataaaacgaTACCCTTACCCTATGACTCTTAAACCATgtgttttaaatgtatgaataatgataTGTAGTGAACTCATTGCTCATAGACTCATGAAATGCTTCTTTTTGTaaagaccaaaccatcacaatagacgaggtcaaagtttattgatcttaattacttgtgcttgaaatgagaaaagaccATATTTATTATCCCtttcatgttttgaaataagtacatcccttgcgattcttttttttttagcctgaATAAtgtttctttcatgaaaatccCAACTAGGATTACACCTCATACTAGGGGCAAGtgaaaatttcaatgagaaaaaaattaaatttttttttaagatagccAAAAAGGCAAAGGAGCGCAAATGCTATGTGGAatgcccaaatcacaagaaagagtgataaccaagataaagtgagcATACcctagaaaaacaatgaaaaaagaaaaggggcaaataaaagaaaagcaacaaaaaaagagaggaatgaCACAAAGATTCAAACTGCTGATAGTGATcctcagtctttgaaaccctgaaacactcttcaAGTCTTATGATGTATTCTTTCATAACCAAAAACCTCAGCCTACATTACATGGCTGTAAAAGTCGTTTCTAATCAAGCACATAAGCAATCTAGAACAATAAataatgctctcaaaatgcaaagagtaCTTTTTCATAGGAGTTATGGCATCGAGAACAAACTACTCATTATtgttcatgctgataaaatgagtgttcaaaaagagacaagtttgtCTTAAACAAAACCTTGAGTTTTTTCTTGAGCCCTTCACTTTGGAAACCTATAAGAAACAAAAGGTCACTTTATGATGTACTTTCACCAAAGACAATATCGCCAAAtacaagagcaaataatctcttttcgaagaaaaaaccaatgagttgcaagatttcaaaagcaaatgcTTTTAaacttacatcaaaataatttttgtttttaaaatgcaagaTAAAGACTTCAAGattcatttataataaatatatgtattaataaaaaaatctaaaaaataataatctaaaaactaGGTTGAATACAAGTTGAGTAGGAACCCACTTTCAAAACAGGCTCATCAAGTGCGATGTCGTCACACTGAGAAGAGTTCCTTTTACAATGGGATCTATTTACTTGGAAGTACCATGCCCAATCAAAGCctgacctttcaatgtaagtttattttcctttcatgcaatactaaaaaaataaagaacatgataatattttttgaaaacttaatttcaattaaagaatttaattttaggtTTACAAATATTGAGGCTTCTCGAACCATAACATTGGCGATAAAATAATCGATGAAAGtgtcattgtttcaatggacTTAGGTTTCCAAAAATCCTAAATGGAAACCTATGATTGATGCATGATTCAGAAGGTTTAATGTTAGTATTAACTTAAacagttttgttttattttgttaatttggttagttttattaatattgacGAAATTATTCTTTTACAAATTTGAACTGTAAGGAAAGTTTTTATTAGGATGAAGCTGACAATGCTATTGTTATGAGGGTTTGGGAGAATTACGCTACAATtaggtaaaattaaaatcaagataatttttttaatctaaattttaacattttatttttcacttattaATAGATAATTCATTTGTACTATATAAGTTGAGTGATTTTTTGTACAAGATGTAAAAGAGAGCAAAATAatatgcaaaagaaaaggagcttCCAGACTAGAAGGATGTGGTGTTTGGAAGGATTTCAAATCTCCGTACGTCTCAGAGTCTGTTTAGGTGGAATATATCCAGCATGTTTCATTACCACATACAATGATGGATCCATTCTATTCATTTTGCATGCGAAGTGgatggtaatatttttttttaatacatccatatttttaatttcttgttttatatgaatatgtttAACTAACAACAATTTTCTCTTACAGGCCACTGTTCTTGGATGCAAATGAAGTCCAATGGAGTTATTTGTAGAAATAGACATGCAAAATGATGACTGTCGAAAAATGGCATAACATCTTGTGGATAGCTGAGCTTAACACTTTGTGATATGTtggatttcaaattttttttttcttattttattatttttttgaatttgctaatgtttttttaggatACATATAACATCCAATTGAAGGAAAGATATGGAGATGATCCTTTAATGCATCCAAAACTCGATCCAGATTTGTGGTTGGAGAAAGGATTGTTTGGTGGACTTGATAGAAATTATGTGTACGATGTCTCAAACACTATGGCCGAGGACTTGCAAATGGCCCATAGTGTTTCTCATGTTCGAGGCTCACAATTGATTTCAAGCACTCAAACTTCAGAGTTTAAGGTGATTTTAGACCAACGAGTTCAAGCTTGGACAACCCATCTAGTTGTTGAGACAGAATGACTCAGTGTTGAGACAACCAAACTCTGCCAATTGATAATGAAGATGAAATAACAGATGAGTGGTATATGTACTCTTTCTTATTGGTTCCATGGTCCTTGTGAAGACTTGCCTCCTTTTCCTTTAGCCCTTTTATTCGAGattaattgtatttgaatttataaatttgtaataaatatatgatttttaatttaattgaatttcttttaattattttctaattctatttaatatatttttttaaaaaaatattttcaaaatattattgatggtcTTACCGTCAAATTAAGTCCAGAGAGTTGGAAAAGAATCACTACAAACATAATTGTGCCACTGTTTAATAATCGATGATTTTTTTCCAtcaatgatattaaaaagaacTCATCATTGGCATTACTGACGATTTTCTTGTTGATGATATGTGAAAGTAACCAATGAAAATACCGACGAATTAAAgcgtatattttttttttatttagcgcACTTTGTCCATCTATAAATATATTGGTAATTTTATTGCTGGTGAACTCACCGATAGACTATAAATCACTAATGATAAGTTTTTCGACGAAATATTTCTATTTGTGAGCCTATTAGTAAAATTTATGTTGACGGACTCAATGTCTAACCACCGATAGAATATTCGATTGgtaaattgaaaaattctaGTAGTGAAAAACtacaatatatatttagtaGTAACTAAGGTGCAAagaattcaatttgattcaGTATGTGAACTAGAGTATAGGTGTGGAAGGAATTCAGTTTCAGACCTCAACAGCAAGTTAGTCTATATGATCTAGATCCATTTAGCATATGTTCTGTAGAttgggaaaagaaaataaataaactactGCCTACTCTAATGCAAAACTCTAGCCGTATAAATGGAGACATAAAATCTGATGGTGATAGAGACCAGGGACGTGGTGGCTACGCCGTGGAGACCAGGGAGTCCCATGTTAGAGGCCGTCGCTGAATGGTGAGGCGTTATTGGATAGATAAACCATCACAAATTACCTGCCCTTCCGGCTTCAAACTGCACGCAAAGGTGTGATTTTTCCTTGCTTTCCACTAATTAAGGTCTCTTTCATGGACAGTGTGACTTTACTGGAGCATGAAGCTCTTAATTGCCAAAGCAACCAAAATCTCAGAAAGTCTATATTCATCAAACTAGCAGCATCAGCATGTGAGTTTGCTAGTTGTTTAGCATCCAAAATTAACTCCCGCACATGCAACTTCCTATTCAGATCGTGCATCCGCATTTATCATCCCAACTACCAGGCCTCCTCTTCAtccataaattataaatatgttcTCTTCAATGCATGTATAAAAGATGAATGATTTGAATGCCTATTGAACAACTCTCATTTATTAGCCCTTCCTAACTCCCATCCACCATCTTCAGGAATTACTTCAGTAGACTGACTTTAGACCTCCTTTTTAAGCCAGCCCGATCGAATCCTTGCATAAAGTACTGACGAGAGCAGAAAAATGGAAATCTGCTACAGAGCACCATTGATTTTGGCCCTTGCATTTGCACTTGTGGGTGTTAGCTGTGCGCAAGATGCTCTAGTTCCTGCTATCATAACATTTGGTGACTCGGCTGTGGATGTTGGCAACAACGACTATCTCCTCACGATATTCAAGGCCAATTACCCTCCCTATGGAAGGGACTTCGTCAATCATAAACCTACTGGGAGGTTTTGTAATGGTAAATTAGCCACCGACATCACTGGTGAGTAAAAAAGCATCAAAACTCCCAAGATTAGTCAGTAATGTTCTTGCTTATAAGggtttgaatttcttttttgcaGCTGAAACTCTGGGATTCAAGTCTTACGCACCGGCGTATCTGAGCCCAGAAGCATCGGGGAAGAACCTGCTTATTGGATCCAACTTCGCATCTGCAGCATCTGGTTACGATGAAAAGGCAGCTGCCTTGAACGTAAGGAATTTTCCTGATGTCGGACATGATCGGTCCTTTAGTATTAGAAAGTTTTATCATCTCTAATAATCAACCTGGCTCTGCAGAATGCCATTCCATTGAGCCGGCAACTGGAGTACTTCAAGGAATACCAAAGCAAGCTAGCGAAGGTTGCTGGTAGCAAATCGGCATCGATCATCAAGGGTGCGCTATATATCTTGAGTGCGGGGAGCAGTGACTTTCTTCAGAATTACTACGTCAATCCATACCTGAACAAAATCTATACTGCTGATCAGTATGGCTCAATCCTTGTCGGTTCATTCACGAGCTTCGTCAAGGTACGGTACTCTTGTGAGCTGTTTCTCTATTTTCAACTGATTCACAAATTATTAACGGTGGAGAGCTCGGTCTGTATGAAACACAGACCTTGTACGGCTTGGGGGCTAGGAAACTTGGGGTGACTTCACTCCCACCACTGGGTTGCCTTCCAGCTGCCCGAACCCTATTCGGGTTTCACGAGAATGGGTGCGTCTCAAGGATCAACGCTGATGCCCAGCGATTCAACAAGAAGATCAACTCAGCTGCAACAAGTCTCCAAAAACAACTTCCTGGTCTTAAGATTGTTATATTCGACATCTATCAGCCACTCTATGACCTTGTTCAATCTCCTTCAAAAAATGGTACTAGATCAACTTTTTCTGAGGGACTGCTATTTAAAGGTTCTTTCGAGCAATGAATTGTagcaatttttaatttgtaggtTTCCAAGAAGCAAGGAGAGGATGCTGTGGGACGGGAACAGTGGAGACAACAACATTGTTGTGCAATCCAAAATCCCCAGGAACTTGCCCAAATGCCACTGCGTATGTGTTTTGGGACAGCGTCCATCCATCTCAGGCTGCTAATCAGGTTCTTGCTGATGCATTGATTCTTCAAGGCATCTCCCTCATTGGTTGACGATGCATCACTCTTCTTGTGTCTGCAATATGTCCCCTGCATGCCGGACCTTACTGTTGTTGtcttagcttcttcttttttctttttttcttctgtttttttagaattattattgtattaattacaagtgataaaaaaaattccctgtTAATCTTCATGTAACTGAAGAAGATTTATGGATTACAAGATGCATGACGCAAACTTTTATCTATTCCAAGTATTTTCGTCGAGCTCATTCTCCTTCAAATTTGAGTCCCTCCGAATCAATAGGATGATGGAATTTGCCAAGGATAAAAATACGAAGTTGGggtaaaatgaaaattatgttCACGGATTTGCACGATGTTTTGTTGCCTTGTAATATCACAAGTTGCTTAAAAAACAGAAGGTGATGGGCTGAAAAGAAACGCCAAGCAGAAGGCAGTATgacaagaaaaatctaaaagttCCATTTCATGTCTGAGAGTTCTGAGAACTGTGTGAACCCTTCCTAGTAAAAATTTACAGCACAACTAATGCAGAGCATTTCTTCCTACAACAAAACAGTGCAACTAgtagaaaaactaaaaggaacTGGTGAGACAAGGAATCATCAAAGTGGAACCAATTGAACCCAGTGGCATTCAATTTGCTCATTTCCAAGGGCTTTCTGGTGTCTTTCAGGAGAAGGAAGGGGAAGAGAGAATCCACAAACCTGAAGTTTCTTTACAATGGGTTGAAGAAGACTCCTATGTTAAtgcaaatgtttttgaatgataGTAGCATACATGCTGTTGGTAGGACTTGTCTCTGGTGTTCAACGTGCTCCCTAGATGCACTTCCGCCACTGGCATCTGTGATTTGACAAGCACACAAGATAATAATCTAAACAGAAGGATTTCTAATAGCTAAAAGCTCATTGCAGAGTGAAAGTAGAGTCGTACATGTGTGGAAAAATTCTGCTGGTAATTTTGTGCCATAAAAGGATGCTGAACACCAAAATGTTGACAGAACATTGGATGGTGGAGGAAAGGGAGAAGTGGAGagtgatcaaaattgaaatgaagCGGGTGGATTGCTGAGGAAACAGTAGTGCAGTTAGAAGGATAGAAAGACTGAGGTTGGTTCTGTCCAGAGAAGTTGTGCCATTCCTGGTGGTGATCCTTTTTCCACTGAGCTTTTGCCACATGAAGAATCTTTCCTTCAAGGAGGGCTCCTGGGAAAATTATAAATTGCTTATTAGTAAATGATGAAACTAATTAAacttaaatagaaaagaaaaattaaacggAAAAAAAGAGGATGACCATTTAGTGCAACCAAAGCCTTGTTTGCTTCTGCAGGGCTTGCAAAACATACAAAACCAAATTGTTTGCTAGTTCCATCATTATGGCATATCACTTTCACGGAAAGAATCTTCCCATAGGCACTGAAAACGTCTTTCAATTTCTTGTCATCAATGTCTACATTCAGGTTCTTAACATACAGATTTGAAGCCCTCAACTTCTCAGCAATTCTGATTTGCAAGTCCTTGTATTCTTGCTTCAATATCATTGTTCTTTCAGATTTCCTTTGAGCCTTTCCCACAAACAAAGTCTTCGAACCTAAATTGGAAATTGATGGTTCATTTGTTAAAGTTAAATCCTCCCATTACTTGAAGCATATATATAatcaaggaaatttttttttcttgataaatataTAAGCAAGGGAAATTAAGAGGAACCAGCTTTAAGTTTACCTACTACAGAACCATTCATGATATCAACAGCCTTTTTGGCATCATCTGGAGACTTAAAGTTGACGAATCcaaaatgttttgatttccCCTCGTGATCCATCATGATGGCAACACTAGAAACATCACCAACTACAGAAAACATATCCTTTAGGCCATCCTCTGTTATTGTTTCATCTAGATTTTTAACATAAAGATTGGTGAACACTTCGCATGGTGCTGCTGCTGTCCTTTCAGTCTTCTTGACAAATTTGCAGACATGCCTTAGATAGAAATGCAATTGTTCAATCATGAGATACATAAAATGgcaaatcaacaaattaatacAGATGGTAGAAGAAACTCTGCACATCAAGAAATGGCAATGGAAATCATGCTAGTAGAACATGTGTGGAAGTTGAGAGaataaacaaccaaaacaaGTGCAATATTAGTGAAAGTTCACAATTTACATTACTTCGGACATACAAATCTCTTTATTCTTAATGTCCTGATTAAGCAATTCAGTTCACAAGTTCCATTAGACAGGGCGGACAAACCTCTTAATTCTTAATGCCTTGATTAACTAACTTAATTCACAAGGCTGATTTAACATTTGTACGAATGTCTTTCATCTTAGTTTGGTTGCTGAAATTGCAGGAAACATACAAAATTGTATCTCTCATAGCCTCAAATCATCATATCATCGTATCTACAATTTGTTCTCATTTAGATTGTATACAGTTATTGAAACAATCTTTTGAGAGCTATTTTGCGAGTTTGATTCTTGTTTATGGTTTGTCTAGACACTTATATATCTTCtatgtttttacttttaaatagcCGCAACGTTCTTTTATAACTCCTcaaattttatgagtttattttgtggatttatttttctcatttttatccAATATGTCTCAACATTCTAAATCTAGAAGTGAAATTAGAAACAGTTAGCATTAATTATTGCACCTTATTATAAAAGAGACATTTGAATTTTGTTAGCACACATCAACAAGACAATCTTAAGAACGTTGCATTCACATGCGCTTGATGCATTTAAgaaatcttaataattttttatgaatagaTTTCGAACTTTAAATCCAAAATCTAAGAAAGATGAACCTTTTATGCATTCACCTTATATAAAGTTTgatgtatttaaaattttttaataaattccttTCTTGAGACAACTTCCAAATATTATCCACAGATTTTTCACATCGACAATTGGTTACAATGCTCAGTTTCAaacaatttcttctttctttctctttcatgtAGTTTCCAACCAACATTTTGTCATTCACAGAAAACTGTTCAtgtaaagaaacataaaaaaatcaaagaaagtgaGGGTAGTAAATACACAGGACGGACTCACAATTTCTTCCCACCCAGCATAGTATCATGGAGAGCCGTTTGAGCAGCCAGAGCAGAATCCTGAGACTCAAACTGAACAAACCCAAAACCCTTATTCCTTCCGTTTTCTCCAGCCACCTTGCAAGAAAGTATTGTCCCATACTTGCTAAAGATGCTCTCCAAGCAAGAGCTGCTGATCGAAAAGTCTAGATTCTTTACAAATAGATTGGCAAAACCAGTCTTTCTTGCAAAAGGGTCCCTCTGACACCACATTATCCTCATGGGTTTTCCCTTCAAGTTAGTGTGATTTAGAAGACCCAAAGCTCTAGATGCTGAAATAAAAAGGCAGAGACTCGAAGTCAAGAACTAACCGAAACAGAAGCCCATAAATAATACAGAACCAAGAAATGAAAAACCTAAATCCCCATTTCTCTATTAATcaagaaaaggtaaaatcagTACTACCTTGAGCATGAGAGTATAAGTTGACATAGGCGTAACAGAGAGACTTTCCGGTGAGACGACAACGGCACAGTCTGAGGGAGGAAATGGGGCACACATGGTAAAACGCAGCTCTCAAGTCCGTTTCTGTTACTTCCGGGTCCAAGTCACCCACGTACAGGGACGCTCCCCTCTGTAGTACTTGTTGCTTCCACGACGCCATCGCCGCCGTCATTTCGTTTCAATGCACGGATAAAAGAAGAGGAACAGGAGGTT
This genomic interval from Populus alba chromosome 1, ASM523922v2, whole genome shotgun sequence contains the following:
- the LOC118042559 gene encoding GDSL esterase/lipase APG; the encoded protein is MEICYRAPLILALAFALVGVSCAQDALVPAIITFGDSAVDVGNNDYLLTIFKANYPPYGRDFVNHKPTGRFCNGKLATDITAETLGFKSYAPAYLSPEASGKNLLIGSNFASAASGYDEKAAALNNAIPLSRQLEYFKEYQSKLAKVAGSKSASIIKGALYILSAGSSDFLQNYYVNPYLNKIYTADQYGSILVGSFTSFVKTLYGLGARKLGVTSLPPLGCLPAARTLFGFHENGCVSRINADAQRFNKKINSAATSLQKQLPGLKIVIFDIYQPLYDLVQSPSKNGFQEARRGCCGTGTVETTTLLCNPKSPGTCPNATAYVFWDSVHPSQAANQVLADALILQGISLIG
- the LOC118042556 gene encoding polyadenylate-binding protein 6; the encoded protein is MTAAMASWKQQVLQRGASLYVGDLDPEVTETDLRAAFYHVCPISSLRLCRCRLTGKSLCYAYVNLYSHAQASRALGLLNHTNLKGKPMRIMWCQRDPFARKTGFANLFVKNLDFSISSSCLESIFSKYGTILSCKVAGENGRNKGFGFVQFESQDSALAAQTALHDTMLGGKKLHVCKFVKKTERTAAAPCEVFTNLYVKNLDETITEDGLKDMFSVVGDVSSVAIMMDHEGKSKHFGFVNFKSPDDAKKAVDIMNGSVVGSKTLFVGKAQRKSERTMILKQEYKDLQIRIAEKLRASNLYVKNLNVDIDDKKLKDVFSAYGKILSVKVICHNDGTSKQFGFVCFASPAEANKALVALNGALLEGKILHVAKAQWKKDHHQEWHNFSGQNQPQSFYPSNCTTVSSAIHPLHFNFDHSPLLPFLHHPMFCQHFGVQHPFMAQNYQQNFSTHMPVAEVHLGSTLNTRDKSYQQHVCYYHSKTFALT